The proteins below are encoded in one region of Neisseria bacilliformis:
- the ftsB gene encoding cell division protein FtsB, which produces MKWVTLVLLAALGHFQYKLWAGKGSYEDLAQIDRRVQAQLAANRVLELRNNALAAEVADLQNGRDAIEEIARTDLGYIAEGEIYYRFVKRSE; this is translated from the coding sequence ATGAAGTGGGTAACGCTGGTGCTGCTGGCCGCGCTGGGTCATTTCCAATACAAACTGTGGGCAGGCAAGGGCAGCTATGAAGACCTTGCGCAGATCGATCGGCGCGTGCAGGCGCAGCTTGCTGCCAACCGCGTATTGGAGCTGCGCAACAACGCCCTCGCCGCCGAAGTGGCCGACCTGCAAAACGGCCGCGACGCCATCGAAGAAATCGCCCGCACCGACTTGGGCTACATCGCAGAGGGCGAAATCTACTACCGCTTTGTCAAACGCAGCGAATAA
- the eno gene encoding phosphopyruvate hydratase — translation MSAIIDILAREILDSRGNPTVECDVLLESGVMGRAAVPSGASTGQKEALELRDGDAARYLGKGVLKAVAHVNNEIAQALIGIDASEQSYIDKIMIELDGTENKGRLGANATLAVSMAVARAAAEDAGLPLYRYLGGAGPMAMPVPMMNVINGGAHANNSLDIQEFMIMPVGAPTFREALRCGAEVFHALKKLCDRKGYPTTVGDEGGFAPNLSTHEEALQLMQEAVEAAGYKTGEDVLFALDCASSEFYKDGKYHLSAEKLALTGAEFADYLARLADKYPIVSIEDGMDENDREGWKLLTAKLGGRVQLVGDDLFVTNPKILAEGIKDGIANALLVKVNQIGTLSETLKAVELAKRSRYTSIMSHRSGETEDSTIADLAVATNCMQIKTGSLSRSDRMAKYNQLLRIEEELGEAAWYPGKAAFYQISR, via the coding sequence ATGAGTGCCATCATCGACATCCTCGCGCGTGAAATTCTCGACTCGCGCGGCAATCCCACCGTCGAATGCGACGTTTTGCTGGAAAGCGGCGTGATGGGTCGCGCCGCCGTGCCCAGCGGCGCGTCCACCGGCCAGAAAGAAGCCCTCGAACTGCGCGACGGCGACGCCGCCCGCTATCTGGGCAAAGGCGTGCTCAAAGCCGTTGCCCACGTCAACAACGAAATCGCCCAAGCCCTCATCGGCATTGACGCGTCCGAACAAAGCTACATCGACAAAATCATGATCGAACTCGACGGCACGGAAAACAAAGGCCGCCTCGGCGCGAACGCCACGCTGGCCGTATCGATGGCCGTTGCCCGCGCCGCCGCCGAAGACGCCGGCCTGCCGCTCTACCGCTACCTCGGCGGCGCAGGCCCGATGGCCATGCCCGTGCCGATGATGAACGTCATCAACGGCGGCGCGCACGCCAACAACAGCCTGGACATTCAGGAATTCATGATCATGCCCGTCGGCGCGCCCACCTTCCGCGAAGCCCTGCGCTGCGGCGCGGAAGTGTTCCACGCCCTGAAAAAGCTGTGCGACAGAAAAGGCTATCCCACCACCGTGGGCGACGAAGGCGGCTTCGCGCCCAACCTGTCCACCCACGAAGAAGCCCTGCAACTGATGCAGGAAGCCGTGGAAGCGGCAGGCTACAAAACCGGCGAAGACGTGCTGTTCGCCCTCGACTGCGCGTCCAGCGAGTTTTACAAAGACGGCAAATACCACCTCTCCGCCGAAAAACTCGCCCTCACCGGCGCGGAATTCGCTGACTACCTCGCCCGCCTCGCCGACAAATATCCCATTGTTTCCATTGAAGACGGCATGGACGAAAACGACCGCGAAGGCTGGAAGCTGCTCACCGCCAAACTCGGCGGCAGAGTGCAGCTCGTCGGCGACGACCTGTTTGTTACCAACCCGAAAATCCTCGCCGAAGGCATCAAAGACGGCATCGCCAACGCCCTGTTGGTAAAAGTGAACCAAATCGGCACGCTGAGCGAAACCCTCAAAGCCGTGGAGCTGGCCAAACGCAGCCGCTACACCAGCATCATGAGCCACCGCTCGGGCGAAACCGAAGATTCCACCATCGCCGATCTGGCCGTCGCCACCAACTGCATGCAGATCAAAACCGGCTCGCTCTCGCGCTCCGACCGCATGGCCAAATACAACCAACTCTTGCGCATCGAAGAAGAGCTGGGCGAAGCGGCCTGGTATCCGGGCAAAGCCGCGTTCTACCAAATCAGCCGCTAA
- a CDS encoding SemiSWEET family transporter produces MNEKQIRILSVVATITAVCMYVAYIPQIQANLAGHKGSPWQPLAAAINCTLWVAYGLFKKPRDLPVAIANAPGIVLGLFAFITSF; encoded by the coding sequence ATGAACGAAAAACAGATCCGCATCCTGTCTGTTGTCGCCACCATCACCGCCGTGTGTATGTATGTGGCCTACATCCCGCAGATTCAGGCCAACCTGGCCGGACACAAAGGCTCGCCATGGCAACCTTTGGCTGCGGCGATAAACTGTACGTTGTGGGTAGCTTACGGATTATTCAAAAAACCGCGCGACCTGCCGGTGGCCATCGCCAACGCGCCAGGCATCGTGTTGGGATTATTTGCCTTCATAACCAGTTTTTAA
- the aceF gene encoding dihydrolipoyllysine-residue acetyltransferase, which yields MSIVEIKVPDIGGHENVDIIAVEVKAGDTIAVDDTLITLETDKATMDVPATDAGVVKEVRVKVGDKISEGGVILTVETGAAAAAAPAPAAAAPAEQPAAPVQAAPAPAGGATVQVVVPDIGGHTDVDVIAVEIKVGDTVAEDQTLITLETDKATMDVPCTAAGVVKTVYLKVGDKVSEGTAIIEVETTGAAAAPAPAAAAPAPAPAAPVQAAPAPAAAPVAAAAPVAAFGSTPVNEAGFAKAHAGPSARKLARELGVDLSLVKGSGNKGRITKDDIKSFVKAAMQGGAGKPAAAGASLGGGLDLLPWPKVDFAKFGEIEVKELSRIKKISGQNLSRNWVVIPHVTVHEDADMTELEEFRKQLNKEWEREGVKLSPLAFIIKASVSALKAFPDFNASLDGDNLVLKKYFHIGFAADTPNGLVVPVIKDVDQKGLKQISQELTELSKKAREGKLKPQEMQGACFTISSLGGIGGTGFTPIVNAPEVAILGVCKSQMKPVWNGASFEPRLMCPLSLSFDHRVIDGAAGMRFTVFLANLLKDFRRITL from the coding sequence ATGAGCATTGTAGAAATCAAAGTCCCCGACATCGGCGGCCACGAAAACGTGGACATCATCGCCGTAGAAGTCAAAGCCGGCGACACCATCGCCGTGGACGACACCCTGATCACCCTCGAAACCGACAAAGCCACCATGGACGTGCCCGCCACCGATGCCGGCGTCGTCAAAGAAGTGCGCGTCAAAGTCGGCGACAAAATCTCCGAAGGCGGCGTCATCCTCACCGTCGAAACCGGCGCAGCCGCCGCAGCCGCCCCCGCGCCTGCCGCAGCCGCTCCGGCCGAACAGCCCGCCGCCCCCGTTCAGGCTGCCCCCGCCCCCGCAGGCGGCGCAACCGTGCAGGTTGTCGTACCCGACATCGGCGGCCATACCGACGTGGATGTCATCGCCGTCGAAATCAAAGTCGGCGACACCGTGGCCGAAGACCAGACCCTGATCACCCTGGAAACCGACAAAGCCACCATGGACGTGCCCTGCACCGCCGCCGGTGTCGTCAAAACCGTTTACCTGAAAGTGGGCGACAAAGTATCCGAAGGCACCGCCATTATCGAAGTCGAAACCACCGGCGCAGCCGCCGCACCCGCACCGGCCGCAGCAGCACCTGCTCCCGCACCGGCCGCACCCGTTCAGGCTGCCCCCGCGCCCGCCGCAGCCCCCGTAGCGGCCGCTGCGCCCGTTGCCGCCTTCGGCAGCACCCCCGTCAACGAAGCCGGTTTCGCCAAAGCCCACGCCGGCCCCTCCGCCCGCAAACTCGCCCGCGAACTGGGCGTGGATCTCAGCCTCGTCAAAGGCAGCGGCAACAAAGGCCGCATCACCAAAGACGACATCAAATCCTTCGTCAAAGCCGCCATGCAGGGCGGCGCGGGCAAACCCGCCGCCGCAGGCGCATCCCTCGGCGGCGGCCTCGACCTGCTGCCCTGGCCGAAAGTCGATTTCGCCAAATTCGGCGAAATCGAAGTCAAAGAGTTGTCGCGCATTAAGAAAATTTCCGGCCAAAACCTCTCGCGCAACTGGGTGGTGATCCCGCACGTTACCGTCCACGAAGACGCCGACATGACCGAGCTGGAAGAATTCCGCAAACAGCTCAACAAAGAATGGGAGCGCGAAGGCGTGAAACTCTCGCCGCTGGCCTTCATCATCAAAGCCAGCGTCTCCGCCCTCAAAGCCTTCCCCGATTTCAACGCATCGCTCGACGGCGACAATCTGGTATTGAAAAAATACTTCCATATCGGCTTCGCCGCCGACACCCCCAACGGCCTGGTTGTGCCCGTGATTAAAGACGTGGACCAAAAAGGCTTGAAACAAATCAGCCAAGAGCTGACCGAGTTGAGCAAAAAAGCCCGCGAAGGCAAGCTCAAACCGCAGGAAATGCAGGGTGCGTGCTTCACCATTTCCAGCCTCGGCGGCATCGGCGGCACCGGCTTCACCCCGATTGTGAACGCCCCCGAAGTGGCCATTTTGGGCGTGTGCAAATCGCAGATGAAGCCGGTATGGAACGGCGCATCATTCGAGCCGCGCCTGATGTGCCCGCTGTCGCTGTCCTTCGACCACCGCGTCATCGACGGCGCGGCCGGTATGCGCTTCACCGTGTTCTTGGCCAATCTGCTGAAAGATTTCCGCCGCATCACGCTGTAA
- the lpdA gene encoding dihydrolipoyl dehydrogenase, producing MSLIELKVPDIGGHENVDIIAVEIKAGDTIAVDDTLITLETDKATMDVPAEAAGVVKEVKVKVGDKISEGGLIAVIEAAGAAEAPKAEVAPAPAAQAEAPKAAAPAPQAAAFAGTADAEYDVVVLGGGPGGYSAAFAAADEGLKVAIVEQYKTLGGVCLNVGCIPSKALLHNAAVIDEVKHLAANGIKYPEPEINIDELRGYKEKVVARLTGGLAGMAKGRKVDVIQGKGEFVGANHIEVKLTEAAKYDGEITETGAKKTIAFKNAIIAVGSRVVNLPFIPQDPRIVDSTGALELRQVPQKMLMIGGGIIGLEMGTVYSTLGARLDVVEMMDGLMQGADRDLVKVWQKMNEHRFDNIMTNTKTVAVEAKEDGIYVSFEGEKAPKEPQRYDLVLVAAGRAPNGKLCGAEKAGVAVTERGFIEVDKQMRTNVPHIYAIGDVVGQPMLAHKAVHEGHVAAENCAGHKAYFDARVIPGVAYTDPEVAWVGVTEEIAKRDGIKITKSVFPWAASGRAIANGRDEGFTKLIFDAETGLIIGGGIVGTHAGDMIGEICLAIEMGCDATDIGKTIHPHPTLGESIGMAAEVAMGTCTDLPPQKKK from the coding sequence ATGAGTTTAATCGAATTAAAAGTCCCCGACATCGGCGGACATGAAAACGTAGACATCATTGCCGTGGAAATCAAAGCCGGCGACACGATTGCCGTTGACGACACCCTGATTACTTTGGAAACCGACAAAGCCACGATGGACGTGCCTGCCGAAGCCGCAGGCGTGGTGAAAGAAGTGAAAGTCAAAGTCGGCGACAAAATCTCCGAAGGCGGCCTGATTGCCGTGATTGAAGCGGCCGGTGCGGCCGAAGCCCCCAAAGCCGAAGTTGCACCCGCGCCCGCAGCGCAGGCCGAAGCCCCCAAAGCCGCCGCCCCCGCGCCGCAGGCTGCCGCGTTTGCAGGCACAGCCGACGCGGAATACGACGTGGTGGTATTGGGCGGCGGCCCGGGCGGATATTCCGCCGCGTTTGCCGCAGCCGACGAAGGCTTGAAAGTCGCCATCGTCGAGCAGTACAAAACCCTCGGCGGCGTGTGCCTGAACGTGGGCTGTATCCCGTCCAAAGCACTGCTGCACAATGCGGCGGTCATCGACGAAGTGAAACACCTCGCCGCCAACGGCATCAAATACCCCGAGCCTGAAATCAATATCGACGAGTTGCGCGGCTATAAAGAAAAAGTGGTCGCCCGTCTGACCGGCGGTTTGGCAGGCATGGCCAAAGGCCGCAAAGTGGATGTGATTCAGGGCAAAGGCGAATTTGTCGGCGCGAACCACATCGAAGTGAAACTGACCGAAGCGGCCAAATACGACGGCGAAATCACCGAAACCGGCGCGAAAAAAACCATCGCGTTCAAAAACGCCATCATCGCCGTGGGCAGCCGCGTGGTGAACCTGCCGTTTATCCCGCAAGATCCGCGCATTGTCGATTCCACCGGCGCGCTCGAATTGCGCCAAGTACCGCAGAAAATGCTGATGATCGGCGGCGGCATCATCGGCCTTGAAATGGGCACGGTGTACAGCACGCTGGGCGCACGCCTCGATGTGGTCGAAATGATGGACGGCCTGATGCAGGGCGCAGACCGCGATTTGGTCAAAGTGTGGCAGAAGATGAACGAACACCGTTTCGACAACATCATGACCAACACCAAAACCGTCGCGGTTGAAGCCAAAGAAGACGGCATTTATGTGAGCTTCGAGGGCGAAAAAGCCCCGAAAGAGCCTCAGCGTTACGATTTGGTGCTGGTGGCCGCAGGCCGTGCGCCCAACGGCAAACTGTGCGGCGCGGAAAAAGCCGGTGTGGCCGTTACCGAACGTGGTTTCATTGAAGTGGACAAACAGATGCGCACCAACGTGCCGCACATCTACGCCATCGGCGACGTGGTTGGCCAGCCCATGCTGGCGCACAAAGCCGTACACGAAGGCCATGTTGCCGCCGAAAACTGCGCCGGCCACAAAGCCTACTTCGATGCCCGCGTGATTCCGGGCGTGGCCTACACCGACCCTGAAGTGGCTTGGGTGGGCGTTACCGAAGAAATTGCAAAACGCGACGGCATCAAGATTACCAAATCGGTATTCCCGTGGGCGGCTTCCGGCCGCGCGATTGCCAACGGCCGCGACGAAGGCTTTACCAAGCTGATTTTCGACGCCGAAACCGGCCTGATTATCGGCGGCGGCATCGTCGGCACACACGCGGGCGACATGATCGGCGAAATCTGTCTGGCCATCGAAATGGGCTGCGACGCGACCGACATCGGCAAAACCATCCACCCGCACCCGACTTTGGGCGAGAGCATCGGCATGGCCGCCGAAGTAGCGATGGGTACTTGTACCGACCTGCCGCCGCAGAAGAAGAAATAA
- a CDS encoding Smr/MutS family protein, with protein MNPKNSFQDTLQALGKQAKKQSEAAEQQRRAAARKQAEEPDFAALMADVTPLKNTNRREPERDTAPIKPRPKDTAADNGEGNFYVGDGQWLDIPAQFSKNGRGQADIKRLQSGYYTVAADVDLHGYTQEEAQQVLNEFIAFVQKRGVCGEIIHGSGLGSAGYQPKLKNLVRRWLMLHPEVLAYAEPHKNNDGAVRILLKRRRGEDNDNGKNGGAY; from the coding sequence ATGAACCCGAAAAACAGCTTCCAAGACACCCTCCAAGCCCTCGGCAAACAGGCGAAAAAACAAAGCGAAGCCGCAGAACAACAACGCCGCGCCGCCGCCCGAAAACAGGCCGAAGAACCCGATTTCGCCGCCCTCATGGCCGACGTAACCCCGCTGAAAAACACCAACCGCCGCGAACCCGAGCGCGACACCGCCCCCATCAAACCCCGCCCCAAAGACACAGCCGCCGACAACGGCGAGGGCAACTTCTACGTCGGCGACGGCCAATGGCTCGACATCCCCGCCCAATTCAGCAAAAACGGACGCGGCCAAGCCGACATCAAACGCCTGCAAAGCGGCTACTACACCGTCGCCGCCGACGTCGACCTGCACGGCTACACCCAAGAAGAAGCCCAGCAGGTGCTCAACGAATTCATCGCCTTCGTGCAAAAACGCGGCGTGTGCGGCGAAATCATCCACGGCAGCGGCTTGGGCTCGGCCGGCTACCAACCCAAACTGAAAAACCTCGTCCGCCGCTGGCTGATGCTCCACCCCGAAGTGCTGGCCTACGCCGAACCGCACAAGAACAACGACGGCGCAGTGCGCATCCTGCTCAAACGGCGGCGCGGCGAAGACAACGACAACGGCAAAAACGGCGGCGCATACTGA
- a CDS encoding superoxide dismutase, whose amino-acid sequence MEHKLPELPYALDALEPHLSKETLEYHYGKHHQTYITNLNNQIKGTEFENASLEEIVKKAEGGVFNNAAQTWNHTFYWLGFTPKGQGRPSGALAEAIDAKWGSFEAFQKAFDTCAVGTFGSGWAWLVKTPSGELDLVSTSNAATPLNSGNIPLLTCDVWEHAYYIDYRNSRPNYLNGFWEIVNWDEVARRFAA is encoded by the coding sequence ATGGAACACAAACTGCCCGAACTGCCCTACGCCTTGGACGCGCTCGAACCGCACCTGTCCAAAGAAACGCTGGAATACCACTACGGCAAGCACCACCAAACCTACATCACCAACCTCAACAACCAAATCAAAGGCACCGAATTTGAAAACGCGTCTTTGGAAGAGATTGTGAAAAAAGCCGAAGGCGGCGTGTTCAACAACGCCGCGCAAACCTGGAACCACACCTTCTACTGGCTCGGCTTCACCCCCAAAGGCCAGGGCCGCCCCTCCGGAGCACTCGCCGAAGCCATCGACGCCAAATGGGGCAGTTTTGAAGCCTTCCAAAAAGCCTTCGACACCTGCGCCGTCGGCACCTTCGGCTCGGGCTGGGCATGGCTGGTGAAAACCCCGTCGGGCGAGTTGGATTTGGTCTCCACCTCCAACGCCGCCACCCCGCTCAACAGCGGCAACATCCCGCTGCTGACCTGCGACGTGTGGGAACACGCCTACTACATCGACTACCGCAACAGCCGCCCGAACTACCTCAACGGCTTCTGGGAAATCGTCAACTGGGACGAAGTCGCCCGCCGCTTCGCCGCATAA
- the serS gene encoding serine--tRNA ligase yields MLDIQLLRNDTAAAAARLAARGFDFDTVRFDALENKRKLLQVKTEELQAERNGESKKIGMLKGQGKHEEAEAAMAAVARIKADLEQAAADLEAVQAELDAWLAAIPNLPHESVPVGRDETQNVEVRRVGTPRVFDFPVKDHVDLGEKLGLDFETAAALSGARFSLMKGKIARLHRALAQFMLDTHTQRHGYTECYTPYIVSDTTLFGTGQLPKFGEDLFHVTRGGDEAKTTQYLIPTAEVTLTNTVRERILPASELPLKLTAHSPCFRSEAGSHGKDTRGLIRQHQFDKVEMVQIVRPEASYAALEEMVGHAEKILQLLELPYRVITLCTGDMGFGAAKTYDLEVWVPAQNTYREISSCSNCEDFQARRMKARFKDENGKNRLVHTLNGSGLAVGRTLVAVLENHQNADGSITIPAALRPYLGGIEVLAA; encoded by the coding sequence ATGCTCGACATCCAACTCCTCCGCAACGACACCGCCGCCGCAGCCGCCCGCCTGGCCGCGCGCGGCTTCGATTTTGACACCGTGCGCTTTGACGCGCTGGAAAACAAGCGCAAGCTGTTGCAGGTGAAAACCGAAGAATTGCAGGCCGAACGCAACGGCGAATCGAAGAAAATCGGCATGCTCAAAGGGCAGGGCAAACACGAAGAAGCCGAAGCCGCCATGGCCGCCGTCGCCCGCATCAAGGCGGATTTGGAGCAGGCCGCCGCCGATTTGGAAGCCGTGCAGGCCGAGTTGGACGCGTGGCTCGCCGCCATCCCCAACCTGCCGCACGAGAGCGTGCCTGTGGGGCGCGACGAAACGCAAAACGTGGAAGTGCGCCGCGTCGGCACGCCGCGCGTGTTCGATTTTCCCGTGAAAGACCACGTCGATTTGGGCGAAAAACTCGGCCTCGATTTTGAAACCGCCGCCGCCCTCTCCGGCGCGCGGTTCAGCCTGATGAAAGGCAAAATCGCCCGCCTGCACCGCGCCCTCGCCCAATTCATGCTCGACACCCACACGCAGCGGCACGGCTACACCGAGTGCTACACCCCCTACATCGTCAGCGACACCACCCTCTTCGGCACCGGCCAGCTGCCCAAATTCGGCGAAGACCTGTTCCACGTTACCCGTGGCGGCGACGAAGCCAAAACCACGCAATACCTGATTCCCACCGCCGAAGTTACCCTCACCAACACCGTGCGCGAACGCATCCTGCCCGCATCCGAACTGCCGCTCAAACTCACCGCCCACTCGCCCTGTTTCCGCAGCGAAGCCGGCTCGCACGGCAAAGACACGCGCGGCCTCATCCGCCAACACCAGTTCGACAAAGTGGAAATGGTGCAGATCGTGCGCCCCGAAGCGTCCTACGCCGCGCTGGAAGAAATGGTCGGCCACGCCGAAAAAATCCTGCAACTGCTGGAACTTCCCTACCGCGTCATCACCCTCTGCACCGGCGACATGGGCTTCGGCGCGGCGAAAACCTACGACCTCGAAGTGTGGGTGCCCGCGCAAAACACCTACCGCGAAATTTCCAGCTGCTCCAACTGCGAAGACTTCCAAGCCCGCCGCATGAAGGCGCGTTTCAAAGACGAAAACGGCAAAAACCGCCTCGTGCACACCCTCAACGGCTCCGGCCTCGCCGTCGGCCGCACGCTGGTGGCCGTGCTGGAAAACCATCAGAACGCCGACGGCAGCATCACCATCCCCGCCGCCCTGCGCCCGTATCTGGGCGGAATCGAAGTGCTGGCGGCGTAA
- the aceE gene encoding pyruvate dehydrogenase (acetyl-transferring), homodimeric type: MSNKPNDIDPIETQEWLDALSSVLENEGSERAHFLLENLVKYTRRRGVHLPFDATTAYLNTIPAGKEQKSPGNHELEHRIRSIIRWNAAAMVLRAGKKNLELGGHIASFQSAATLYDVGFNHFWRAKNEAAGEEGDLIYIQGHSAPGFYARAYVEGRLTDEQLDNFRQEAAGKGLPSYPHPHLLPDFWQFPTVSMGLGPLMAIYQARFLKYLESRGLAKTKGRKVWCFCGDGEMDEPESQGAIALAAREGLDNLIFVINCNLQRLDGPVRGNGKIIQELEGNFRGAGWNVLKVIWGSRWDGLLARDTNNALKQRMEECLDGDYQTFKSKDGAYVREHFFNTPELKALVADMSDDEIWALNRGGHDPHKVYAAYYEAVNHPDGRPTVILAKTIKGYGMGASGEGQNIAHQAKKMDKASLKQFRDRFGIDVSDEQIESGDLPYFRFPEDSPEMQYLRERRSSLGGYLPQRNPNTEALPIPALGDFDAQLQSSGEREFSTTMAFVRILATLLKDKQIGRRIVPIVPDESRTFGMEGMFRQYGIWNPKGQQYTPQDKDQLMFYKESVDGQILQEGINEPGAMADWIAAASSYANNRFAMIPFYIYYSMFGFQRVGDLAWAAGDMHARGFLLGGTAGRTTLNGEGLQHEDGHSQVQADIIPNCVSYDPTFSYEVAVIVHSGLQRMYVDNEDVFFYITLMNENYTHPALPQREGIEEQILKGMYLLREGGKGDKRVQLMGSGTILREVIHAADLLKNDFGIEADIWSCPSFNLLHRDAIEAERYNRLHPLGERKTPFVTAQLQGHEGPVVAATDYIRSFADRIRAYIPNDYHVLGTDGFGRSDSRANLRSFFEVDRYHVAVTALSALADQGKIDKKTVQQAIEKYGIQADVAPSWKR; this comes from the coding sequence ATGTCCAACAAACCCAACGACATCGACCCGATCGAAACCCAAGAATGGCTGGATGCGCTCAGTTCCGTGCTGGAAAACGAAGGCTCGGAACGGGCGCATTTCCTATTGGAAAACCTGGTGAAATACACCCGCCGGCGCGGGGTACACCTGCCGTTTGATGCGACGACCGCCTATCTGAACACCATTCCCGCCGGCAAAGAGCAGAAATCGCCCGGCAACCACGAGCTCGAACACCGCATCCGCTCCATCATCCGCTGGAACGCGGCGGCGATGGTGCTGCGCGCAGGCAAGAAAAATCTGGAACTGGGCGGCCACATCGCCTCCTTCCAGTCTGCCGCCACCCTGTACGACGTGGGCTTCAACCACTTCTGGCGCGCCAAAAACGAAGCGGCCGGTGAAGAAGGCGATTTGATCTACATTCAAGGCCACTCCGCGCCCGGCTTCTACGCCCGCGCCTACGTTGAAGGCCGCCTCACCGACGAACAGCTCGACAACTTCCGCCAAGAGGCCGCCGGCAAAGGTCTGCCCTCCTACCCGCACCCGCACCTGTTGCCCGACTTCTGGCAGTTCCCCACCGTATCGATGGGTCTGGGCCCTTTGATGGCGATTTATCAGGCGCGTTTCCTAAAATATCTGGAATCGCGCGGCCTGGCCAAAACCAAAGGCCGCAAAGTGTGGTGTTTCTGCGGCGACGGTGAAATGGACGAGCCCGAAAGCCAGGGCGCGATCGCGCTGGCCGCCCGCGAAGGCTTGGATAACCTGATTTTCGTCATCAACTGCAACCTGCAACGCCTCGACGGCCCGGTGCGCGGCAACGGCAAAATCATCCAAGAACTGGAAGGCAACTTCCGTGGCGCGGGCTGGAACGTGCTGAAAGTTATCTGGGGCAGCCGCTGGGACGGCCTGCTCGCCCGCGACACCAACAACGCCCTCAAACAGCGCATGGAAGAATGTCTCGACGGCGACTACCAGACCTTCAAATCCAAAGACGGCGCGTATGTGCGCGAGCACTTCTTCAACACCCCCGAACTCAAAGCCCTCGTTGCCGACATGTCCGACGACGAAATCTGGGCGCTGAACCGTGGTGGCCACGACCCGCACAAAGTCTATGCCGCCTACTATGAAGCCGTGAACCATCCCGACGGCCGCCCCACCGTTATCCTCGCCAAAACCATCAAAGGCTACGGCATGGGCGCGTCCGGCGAAGGCCAGAACATCGCCCACCAGGCGAAAAAAATGGACAAAGCCTCGCTCAAACAGTTCCGCGACCGCTTCGGCATCGACGTAAGCGACGAGCAAATTGAAAGCGGCGATCTGCCCTACTTCCGCTTCCCCGAAGACAGCCCCGAAATGCAGTACCTGCGCGAACGCCGCAGCAGCCTCGGCGGCTACCTGCCCCAGCGCAACCCCAACACCGAAGCCCTGCCCATCCCCGCCCTGGGCGACTTCGACGCCCAGCTCCAATCCAGCGGCGAGCGCGAATTCTCCACCACCATGGCTTTCGTGCGCATCCTCGCCACCCTGCTCAAAGACAAACAAATCGGTCGCCGCATCGTCCCCATCGTCCCCGACGAAAGCCGCACCTTCGGCATGGAGGGCATGTTCCGCCAATACGGCATCTGGAACCCCAAAGGCCAGCAGTACACCCCGCAGGACAAAGACCAGCTCATGTTCTACAAAGAGAGCGTGGACGGCCAGATTTTGCAGGAAGGCATCAACGAACCCGGCGCGATGGCCGACTGGATTGCCGCAGCCAGCAGCTACGCCAACAACCGCTTCGCCATGATCCCGTTCTACATCTACTACTCCATGTTCGGCTTCCAGCGCGTCGGCGACTTGGCCTGGGCGGCGGGCGACATGCACGCGCGCGGCTTCCTCCTGGGCGGCACCGCCGGCCGCACTACCCTCAACGGCGAAGGCTTGCAGCACGAAGACGGCCACAGCCAGGTACAGGCCGACATCATCCCCAACTGCGTGTCCTACGACCCCACCTTCTCCTACGAAGTGGCCGTAATCGTCCACAGCGGCTTGCAGAGAATGTACGTCGATAACGAAGACGTCTTCTTCTACATCACCCTGATGAACGAAAACTACACCCATCCCGCCCTGCCGCAGCGCGAAGGCATCGAAGAACAGATCCTCAAAGGCATGTACCTGCTGCGCGAAGGCGGCAAAGGCGACAAACGCGTACAGCTCATGGGTTCCGGCACCATCTTACGGGAAGTCATCCACGCCGCCGACCTGCTGAAAAACGACTTCGGCATCGAAGCCGACATTTGGTCCTGCCCCTCCTTCAACCTGCTGCACCGCGACGCCATCGAAGCCGAACGCTACAACCGCCTGCACCCGCTGGGCGAGCGCAAAACCCCCTTCGTAACCGCCCAGCTTCAAGGCCACGAAGGCCCCGTAGTCGCCGCCACCGACTACATCCGCAGCTTCGCCGACCGCATCCGTGCCTACATCCCCAACGACTACCACGTCCTCGGCACCGACGGATTCGGCCGCTCCGACAGCCGCGCCAACCTGCGCTCCTTCTTTGAAGTCGACCGCTACCACGTCGCCGTAACCGCCCTCAGTGCACTGGCCGACCAGGGCAAAATCGACAAAAAAACCGTCCAGCAGGCCATCGAAAAATACGGCATCCAAGCCGACGTCGCCCCCAGCTGGAAACGCTGA